A single region of the Lysinibacillus sp. B2A1 genome encodes:
- the ftsE gene encoding cell division ATP-binding protein FtsE, whose amino-acid sequence MIEMKNVTKKYPNGVVATNGISVNIKQGEFVYVVGPSGAGKSTFIKLMYREEKATSGEITVNGIDLASLKNKKVPFLRRQLGVVFQDFKLLPRLNVYENVAFALEVIEEEPVEIRRRVMEVLELVGLKHKARMFPNELSGGEQQRVSIARSIVNVPKVVIADEPTGNLDPETSWEIMNLFEEINARGTTIVMATHNREIVNTIRRRVIAIEGGMIVRDEHGGEYGYEI is encoded by the coding sequence ATGATAGAAATGAAGAATGTGACAAAGAAGTACCCAAATGGCGTTGTAGCGACAAATGGGATTTCCGTTAACATAAAGCAGGGAGAATTTGTTTATGTTGTTGGCCCAAGTGGTGCTGGTAAATCAACATTTATAAAATTAATGTATCGTGAAGAAAAAGCAACTTCCGGTGAAATTACGGTGAATGGTATAGATTTAGCAAGTTTGAAAAATAAGAAGGTACCCTTTTTGCGCAGACAACTTGGTGTTGTTTTCCAAGATTTCAAGCTTTTACCTCGATTGAATGTCTATGAGAACGTTGCGTTTGCATTAGAGGTAATTGAAGAAGAGCCAGTGGAAATTCGTCGTCGGGTGATGGAAGTATTAGAGCTTGTCGGGCTAAAACATAAGGCAAGAATGTTTCCGAATGAACTATCAGGGGGCGAGCAGCAACGTGTTTCAATTGCACGCTCAATCGTCAATGTTCCGAAGGTTGTAATTGCAGATGAACCTACTGGAAATCTTGATCCAGAAACTTCATGGGAGATTATGAATTTATTTGAGGAAATTAATGCACGTGGTACAACGATTGTAATGGCAACCCATAACCGTGAAATCGTGAATACGATTCGACGTCGAGTGATAGCGATTGAGGGCGGCATGATTGTCCGTGATGAGCACGGAGGTGAATACGGTTATGAAATTTAA
- a CDS encoding cell division protein FtsX, with protein sequence MKFNTVKRHFRESIKSLGRNSWMTIASVSAVTVTLILVGVFALIMMNLNKVASDLENDVEIKVLIDETADEAAEKALIEKIKKLPDIAEMTYSTKEEELTKLVKDFGEDFKLFEQSNPLRNVVYVKASNPQQTATVAKKIDKFEYTYDVMYGEGKVEKLFNFLNISRNVGLVLILGLLFTAIFLISNTIRITIIARRDEIEIMKLVGATNSFVRIPFLLEGMWLGILGSIIPIAVVATLYHNVYKIIAPRLKGELVQVLDFSPLVYQVSGLLLLIGVLIGIWGSFMSVRKFLKI encoded by the coding sequence ATGAAATTTAATACGGTAAAACGTCACTTCCGAGAAAGTATTAAGTCGCTTGGCCGTAATAGCTGGATGACCATTGCTTCTGTGAGTGCAGTAACTGTTACATTAATTTTAGTAGGCGTTTTTGCGCTTATTATGATGAATTTGAATAAAGTCGCATCTGATTTAGAGAATGATGTTGAAATTAAAGTATTGATTGATGAAACGGCAGATGAGGCTGCTGAAAAGGCGCTAATTGAAAAAATAAAAAAATTGCCAGATATTGCTGAAATGACCTATTCCACGAAGGAAGAAGAGTTAACCAAATTAGTAAAGGATTTTGGGGAAGATTTTAAACTATTTGAGCAAAGTAATCCTTTACGAAATGTTGTTTACGTGAAAGCTTCAAATCCGCAGCAAACAGCTACTGTTGCAAAGAAGATTGATAAATTTGAGTATACATACGACGTTATGTATGGAGAGGGCAAGGTAGAAAAGCTTTTCAACTTCTTAAATATTAGCCGTAATGTTGGGCTAGTGTTGATTTTAGGATTATTATTTACAGCTATTTTCTTAATTTCTAATACAATCCGTATTACCATTATAGCCCGTCGTGATGAAATAGAAATTATGAAGCTTGTTGGTGCAACGAATTCATTCGTTCGTATCCCATTTTTACTGGAAGGAATGTGGCTCGGGATTTTAGGCTCTATTATTCCGATTGCGGTTGTCGCAACCCTTTATCACAATGTATATAAAATTATAGCGCCTCGTTTAAAAGGCGAGCTTGTACAAGTACTTGATTTTTCACCTCTTGTGTACCAAGTAAGCGGTCTACTATTACTAATTGGTGTACTAATCGGTATTTGGGGAAGCTTCATGTCAGTGCGTAAGTTTTTGAAAATATAG
- a CDS encoding peptidase M23: MKSKAKNSMKTLAVVSALFLFIQTPSAYATSLSDLKDEKKQVETKKNELNSSIKNKTNAITANEDKQQKLLDQIQTLNAEIDKTNSNIKNVLADVHATNEEIKALEDSIAELLRKIEERDLLLQDRARAIQAGGSVSYLDVLLGSNSFVDFIDRFSAVNALLDADRQIIRDQKEDKQTLEEQKKVLENKRQKLEEKQAELERLKASLDGQKTEKNKLVDQLEKEQEKLKSEKVLLEKEYSEALEISDELQQKIIDEQNRLAEIARQQEAKRKAAAAAAANAGNHGGGSSTVNAPQSDGTWITPTNGRLTSPYGWRNIGAGPEFHYGVDLANKTGTPIWAVADGVVSYAAPLSTYGNVVIITHSIDGQIYTTVYAHLNSFNVSVGAEVSQGQQIATMGSTGRVTGPHLHFEVHIGAWRGQAVGSVNPLKYIPL; encoded by the coding sequence GTGAAAAGTAAGGCGAAAAACTCAATGAAAACACTTGCGGTAGTATCTGCACTATTTCTTTTTATCCAAACTCCATCAGCGTATGCAACTAGTTTATCGGATTTAAAAGATGAAAAAAAACAAGTGGAAACAAAGAAAAATGAATTAAATTCATCCATTAAAAACAAGACAAATGCAATTACTGCAAATGAAGACAAGCAACAAAAGCTATTAGATCAAATTCAAACGTTGAACGCTGAAATCGACAAAACAAATAGTAATATCAAAAATGTACTTGCAGACGTGCACGCTACTAATGAAGAAATAAAAGCATTAGAGGATTCAATAGCAGAGCTTCTGCGTAAAATCGAAGAGCGTGATTTATTGTTGCAGGACCGTGCTCGTGCAATTCAAGCGGGTGGATCTGTTAGCTATTTAGACGTACTACTAGGTTCTAATAGCTTCGTAGATTTTATCGATCGATTCTCTGCTGTTAATGCTTTACTCGATGCGGATCGTCAAATTATTCGTGATCAAAAAGAGGACAAGCAAACTTTAGAGGAGCAAAAGAAGGTGTTAGAAAATAAACGCCAAAAGCTTGAGGAAAAACAAGCTGAACTTGAACGTTTAAAAGCATCTTTAGATGGACAAAAAACAGAGAAAAATAAATTAGTAGATCAATTAGAAAAAGAGCAGGAAAAGCTCAAATCTGAAAAAGTATTGCTAGAAAAAGAATATTCTGAAGCACTAGAAATTAGTGACGAATTACAACAAAAAATTATTGATGAACAAAATCGTTTAGCGGAAATTGCCCGTCAGCAGGAAGCAAAACGCAAGGCAGCCGCTGCAGCAGCGGCGAATGCAGGCAATCATGGGGGTGGCTCATCAACTGTTAATGCGCCACAATCTGATGGTACATGGATTACACCTACAAATGGTCGTTTAACATCACCATATGGCTGGCGTAATATTGGCGCAGGTCCTGAATTCCACTATGGTGTGGATCTTGCTAATAAGACAGGAACACCAATATGGGCAGTGGCTGATGGTGTTGTATCCTATGCGGCACCACTTAGCACATATGGCAATGTAGTCATTATTACACACTCTATTGATGGTCAAATTTATACGACAGTATATGCGCACTTAAATTCCTTCAATGTAAGTGTGGGTGCAGAGGTCTCTCAAGGTCAGCAAATTGCGACGATGGGTAGCACTGGTCGCGTAACAGGACCACATTTACACTTTGAGGTGCATATTGGTGCTTGGCGTGGACAAGCAGTTGGTAGTGTCAATCCATTGAAATATATTCCACTTTAA
- a CDS encoding thiol-disulfide oxidoreductase, translating to MKKKNVGLLIVVLLVVAMVGTYVRQQIDKEREIETASLGKEMEERNIGLKNGDTPPDFTLTSLDGEDVTLSSLRGKKVVLNFWATWCPPCKAEMPHMQSYYEQYAKEDNVEIVAVNLTSAERDVTADAKIDTVMTFRDSFELTFPIVLDPENSVGSEYQILTIPTTYFIDSNGYIQRAIRGPMDADMLKTYVDALD from the coding sequence ATGAAGAAGAAAAATGTTGGGCTACTAATTGTCGTATTGTTAGTAGTTGCCATGGTTGGTACATATGTTAGACAGCAAATTGATAAGGAGCGAGAAATTGAAACGGCTTCACTAGGAAAGGAGATGGAGGAGCGTAATATTGGGTTGAAAAATGGAGACACGCCACCAGATTTTACACTCACAAGTCTTGATGGTGAAGATGTCACATTGAGTAGTCTTCGTGGAAAAAAGGTTGTATTAAACTTTTGGGCGACTTGGTGTCCGCCATGTAAGGCTGAAATGCCACATATGCAAAGCTATTATGAACAATATGCCAAAGAAGATAATGTAGAAATTGTAGCTGTCAATTTAACCTCGGCTGAACGTGATGTGACGGCTGACGCTAAAATTGATACGGTAATGACCTTTAGAGATAGCTTCGAATTAACTTTTCCAATTGTTCTTGACCCAGAAAATTCAGTTGGCTCAGAATATCAAATATTAACAATACCTACAACATATTTTATTGATTCTAACGGCTATATTCAACGAGCTATAAGAGGCCCGATGGATGCTGATATGTTAAAAACTTATGTGGATGCATTAGACTAA
- a CDS encoding peptidase S41, with product MRKIMAGVGVLASSLLLGSGFYFDWFNLGAGNKKEPVVTEVESINEAMNLIEEKSVYNTKKESLVEGALRGMADAIKDPYSTYYSKEEAEQHRQMLAEERVGIGIELTENNGKFIVVSPVRSSPAEKAGMRSLDEIVQVDGVRVDGKKMSELMQLIQGEKGTKVTIVVYRPSEDKHIKMTMERAAISNKTVSSEIIKVEDTSIGYVEISIFGEKTANEWVAETSKLLRKDIEGLVIDVRDNPGGYLHSVAALLSTVLENGKVFAYMQNAEGAMEPLKTEAKSFDEKYLQTMYKIPIVILQNEGSASASEVLSGALKGWGRASIVGVKSFGKGTVQESWALSNGGELKLSTNKWLTPKREWIHGQGIEANLVIEQNELFAFQMHPLSGKFKVGDMSEEISYTQNALKKLGYKIDRLDGYLDEKTEEAVMQYRDEKKLKQAEDNIYLDSTFFNSLNDTLKQYKQDRQNDLQFQMATSFLLHNIEQ from the coding sequence TTGCGCAAAATAATGGCTGGTGTCGGAGTACTGGCTAGTAGCTTATTGCTAGGTAGTGGATTTTATTTTGACTGGTTTAATTTAGGGGCAGGGAATAAAAAGGAGCCAGTCGTCACAGAGGTTGAATCAATCAATGAAGCCATGAACTTGATTGAGGAGAAATCTGTATACAATACAAAAAAGGAATCGTTGGTGGAGGGGGCACTGCGTGGTATGGCAGATGCAATTAAGGACCCTTATAGTACCTATTATTCGAAGGAAGAGGCAGAGCAGCATCGACAAATGTTAGCTGAAGAAAGAGTGGGTATTGGTATTGAGCTAACTGAAAATAACGGAAAGTTTATTGTTGTATCTCCTGTTCGTTCATCCCCAGCGGAGAAGGCAGGCATGCGATCACTCGACGAAATTGTACAAGTTGATGGAGTTCGAGTAGATGGGAAAAAGATGAGTGAGTTAATGCAATTAATTCAAGGGGAAAAGGGCACGAAAGTTACCATTGTCGTTTATCGACCTAGTGAGGATAAGCATATAAAAATGACAATGGAACGAGCTGCAATATCGAATAAAACGGTATCAAGTGAAATAATCAAGGTAGAAGATACGTCGATTGGCTATGTGGAAATCTCTATCTTCGGTGAAAAAACAGCAAATGAATGGGTTGCTGAAACGAGTAAATTACTGAGAAAAGACATCGAGGGCCTTGTTATTGATGTAAGGGATAATCCAGGTGGTTATTTACATAGCGTCGCAGCGCTACTGAGCACGGTATTAGAAAATGGCAAAGTATTTGCGTATATGCAAAATGCTGAAGGTGCTATGGAACCATTAAAAACAGAAGCAAAAAGCTTTGACGAGAAATATTTACAAACGATGTATAAAATTCCGATTGTAATTTTACAAAATGAAGGCAGTGCATCAGCTAGTGAGGTACTTAGTGGTGCATTAAAAGGATGGGGGCGTGCATCCATCGTTGGAGTTAAGAGCTTTGGTAAAGGAACTGTACAGGAATCCTGGGCTTTATCAAATGGTGGAGAACTAAAACTATCTACAAATAAATGGCTGACACCAAAGCGTGAATGGATTCATGGGCAAGGAATAGAAGCGAACTTAGTGATTGAGCAAAATGAATTATTCGCCTTCCAGATGCACCCATTGTCTGGCAAATTTAAAGTTGGTGATATGAGTGAGGAAATTTCGTATACCCAAAATGCTTTAAAAAAGCTTGGTTATAAAATTGATAGACTAGATGGTTATTTGGATGAAAAGACAGAGGAAGCTGTTATGCAATACCGAGATGAGAAAAAATTGAAGCAGGCAGAAGATAATATTTATCTAGATTCAACATTCTTTAATAGCTTAAATGACACATTGAAGCAATATAAACAAGATCGTCAAAATGATTTACAATTCCAAATGGCGACAAGCTTTTTATTGCACAATATAGAACAGTAG
- a CDS encoding PDZ domain-containing protein, with the protein MVSDILIEIVTAIGRFLLNPLLYIAIIFAIFLGYRRVKQERKFFNRRIIWGWTELVGQWKHGWLYALIISLLSVGAGLTVPKDFLLLLIAISALALILFFINALSPIYTMGLAAFMIWGMFHYHWTFAWWKFSVEGVNLLEGSIVTITILAGLCVIAEGILIRRTALKVTTPCVEKTKRGMQAIVYRSRNVWLLPIFFVMPGDIIPSALPYWPQFTLGDNHFALVLFPIVIGFSKLARKELPALKLPKIGKSVLILGQLILIGGLAAYLEPLIGFITLAVGVVIRVIISIFYAMQDKTDIYAVAQSTKGAIIAAVLPDSPAEKMGLLVGECIRKVNGRPVFTEAELYEALQLNAAHCRLEVLDLNNEIRLTQHVIYSNDHYRIGLLLAEQRDI; encoded by the coding sequence ATGGTTAGTGATATATTAATAGAAATTGTAACAGCGATTGGCCGCTTTTTACTCAACCCATTACTGTATATTGCTATTATTTTTGCAATTTTTTTAGGGTATCGTCGCGTAAAGCAGGAACGTAAATTTTTTAATAGACGCATTATTTGGGGATGGACAGAACTAGTTGGGCAGTGGAAGCATGGTTGGCTATATGCCCTTATAATTTCACTATTAAGTGTTGGTGCAGGTTTAACAGTACCTAAAGATTTTTTATTATTGTTAATAGCTATTTCAGCTTTGGCACTAATCCTGTTTTTCATAAACGCACTTTCTCCTATTTATACGATGGGCCTTGCTGCTTTCATGATATGGGGAATGTTTCATTATCATTGGACTTTTGCATGGTGGAAGTTTTCAGTGGAAGGTGTAAATTTATTAGAAGGTTCTATTGTAACCATTACTATTTTAGCAGGTCTATGTGTAATTGCTGAGGGTATATTAATTCGTCGAACAGCTCTAAAGGTAACAACGCCTTGTGTGGAAAAAACCAAGCGTGGTATGCAGGCCATTGTATATCGTTCAAGAAATGTTTGGCTATTACCAATTTTCTTTGTAATGCCTGGTGATATTATTCCATCAGCATTGCCCTATTGGCCACAATTCACATTAGGTGACAATCATTTTGCACTTGTCCTATTTCCGATAGTCATAGGATTTTCAAAGCTTGCAAGAAAAGAATTACCAGCCTTGAAGCTACCCAAAATTGGGAAATCAGTGCTTATACTAGGACAGCTTATTTTAATCGGTGGACTGGCAGCATATTTGGAGCCACTAATCGGTTTTATAACCTTAGCAGTAGGTGTAGTCATCCGTGTCATTATTTCTATTTTTTATGCAATGCAAGATAAAACTGATATTTATGCAGTTGCACAAAGCACGAAAGGAGCCATTATTGCAGCAGTACTACCGGATTCGCCTGCTGAAAAAATGGGTTTGCTTGTAGGGGAGTGTATTCGTAAAGTAAATGGACGCCCCGTTTTTACTGAGGCTGAATTATATGAAGCATTGCAATTAAACGCAGCGCATTGTCGTTTAGAGGTATTAGACCTTAATAACGAGATACGCCTAACACAGCATGTAATTTATAGCAATGACCATTATCGAATTGGTTTATTGCTAGCTGAGCAGAGGGATATCTAA
- a CDS encoding DUF2198 domain-containing protein, translating into MDVFGKMVLALFVPALLVLLFTRITFNRYVALILAIALIAASVYAGYTSPPLIFVIDAFSLTVGFWLASKMKHKKESI; encoded by the coding sequence ATGGATGTTTTCGGGAAAATGGTGTTAGCGTTATTTGTACCTGCATTACTTGTATTATTGTTTACAAGAATTACGTTTAATCGCTATGTTGCTTTGATTTTGGCAATTGCACTTATTGCGGCATCTGTCTATGCAGGGTATACTTCTCCACCTCTTATCTTTGTAATTGATGCATTTTCGTTAACAGTGGGCTTTTGGTTAGCCAGTAAAATGAAGCATAAAAAAGAATCCATTTAA
- a CDS encoding branched-chain amino acid transporter AzlD encodes MTTTAYMVWLIIGCALVTWLPRVIPFIFVRNVKLPEVVLKWLSFIPVCILSALVIENLLDTDSGKVVILDWPVFLTFVPTLIIALLTKSLSITVVAGVIIMAAVRFFM; translated from the coding sequence ATGACAACAACTGCTTATATGGTATGGCTAATCATTGGCTGCGCACTTGTAACTTGGTTACCACGTGTTATTCCATTTATTTTTGTTCGCAATGTAAAGCTTCCAGAAGTTGTCCTAAAATGGTTAAGTTTTATTCCCGTTTGTATTTTGAGTGCTCTTGTTATTGAAAATTTATTGGATACTGACAGTGGGAAAGTTGTTATACTGGATTGGCCAGTATTTCTTACATTTGTGCCAACTTTAATCATAGCGCTTCTCACAAAAAGCTTATCTATTACAGTTGTAGCTGGCGTGATTATTATGGCAGCTGTACGATTTTTCATGTAA